The genomic region ttcagccccactctgatgatatgtcccgagttgtggaccaactcttaaagttgttcgccacctttataggttggtctcgtttaagcagatctgaaatcatctgatatataaatgtgtttactagcctcctgggactagtaattgtatcacatttgagtcccagaggattgggacgcttcatagTGTGACAATCATTGTtgatccatccaattcagcaacgtcAAGCACCATAGAGTCCATTACGCTAATGTGGTCTCCAAAACgatctaatgcttgcaagagccaagaacgtcgtgtcgtgcttgggttgTAGCCTTGGCCCGACATGattgtattttttttattttacaaaaaaacatttgagcatgatgttctatacttctattggttagacagcttcacccagtgtctccgccctttttccatcagggcatgggttcgaacctTACCTCCTACACcgtttttaatattttacgctgatttaatcaaatgggccgacgGTCTAACAGGCTGGCCCGGCACAGTCAGCAAGCCGGCATGACGTGAcaaatagctgtgaggggttatttgtaaaaagatgacgcgtgacgaccgttgaaactggtgttttATCTATAGTATAGATTATATATATCATTCATCATTTTAAGTAATTTAAATTATAAATTATCATATATTTATTTTGAAACATTAATaagctgtttggtttgaggaacgatctagtccatcgtcttctcactcctcacttttttgtttagTTTGCGGAATGgattgagttgatccatcaccacctcattccttattagggtgtttggtttgaggaataagTTAACCCATCattttctcactcctcacttttttgtttggtttgtgcaatagaatgagttgatccatcaccatctcattcctcatagttagttagttagtactaatatgaggaatgatgTCATCCCatcaaatttgaggaatggattcatgatgcaccacctcatGTTGGATGTAGTGAatactcaaaccaaacaccccctatagttatttagttagtactaatatgaggaatgaggtcatcCCACTAAATTTGAGAAATGGACCCATGACGCACCACCACATTTTAGATGAAGTGGTTCTTTAAACCAAACGCCCTCTAAGGGCTTGTTCAGTTATTTCCATTCCATATGAATTGACGGGGATTGATATGGATTGGTGGAGATTTTGACTTATTAGGGATTGAAACTTTCTCAATtcctctcaatccatatggattgaagttGAAACAAACAAGTCCTAAGTAATAAACTAACTATCTATAAAATTATCTAGTATACAGATCGACTTCGAGGTTCGTGAGTCGCTTCAACCAAACCAAACCGCTTCGAGTTAGAGCCGTTTGGTGATCCTCGAACTTATTTTCCAAGTGTTATCCCGCCCCACACGCGGCACGTCTAGGACAGGACGCTCAGCATCCCCCGAATCCCCGATGTCCCGATCCCGCAGTCCCGGACTCCCGGTCCCAGTCTCCAAACCCTATACGCTATACCCACTTGCCGCACTGGCCATCCTCCGGCCCCACCGGCCAGTGATACGCACTCCTCCCCTCAAAGCCCTAGCCAGACGCCGCCGCCGCACCCGATCTGGCTGCCTCGGTCGATTTCTAATTCTCCTCGCGAGcccaaaccctaaacctaaacctttcacccgccgccgccgccaccaccagcaCTGCCACTCCGCCACCACCGTCCCGAAGCCCCCTCCCAGCGCCATCGACTTCATCTCGGATTGAAGCAGTGAGTATTTTCCGCCCCTTCCATGTTCTTCGGGCTCGATTCGACCTGTTTTGTTTGGTCCTTGTCACTTTCTCGCAATTACTGATCGCTGAGAGTCTTGGTGTATGCTGCAGATGTCGTCGGACGATGAGGTCAGGGAGGAGAAGGAGCTCGACCTCTCCTCCAACGACGTTGTCACCAAGTACAAGGCTGCCGCCGAAATCCTCAACAGTAAGTAACATCGCCTTATCGCCCACTCTAACCTTATCACCCACTCTGACCTTATCACCATCCTTGCGGTTGATCTGCGGCCCTAGTTTTTCTAGTATGTGTTGCAGCTGGATATTGTTAATCGTCAGCTGTTCTTCAATTTAGATATTTAGCTGTCTTTGTGAATAGCTAGTAGTTAGTAGTAGCTGGATTTAGCTGTTAGATGAGTAAATGGATTTCCCATTAAAGTTTTGAAAAGCGTTTTTCATATGTCAAGTGACTTTCATATTGACCATGGTGTCTATGCTGGGTTGCAGAGGAGGCTACTACTTCGATGTTAGCATTGGTTGCTACATTTTCTTTGGAAGTTTTATCTGTTATCTATTTTATATGTATCTTGAGTTTGTTCAAGAAGTGCACTCAGTAACTGTGCTTACTTTGGCTTGATGATGCATACTGATATCAGAAAAGAAATGCTAAactgttttatcacctttgcaattGCAACAGACGCTCTGAAGATTGTTGTGTCTCAGTGCAAGCCAAAAGTCAAGATTGTTGACCTTTGCGAGAAGGGCGACTCTTTCATAAGAGAGTAATAAGCCTTTCTGTGTCTTAGTCCTCTTGATTGCTACTTTCTTGCTAATTTGCATCTTTACGTGGGCTCACTGTTGGAAACAGGCAAACTGGGAATGTTTACAAGAACGCAAAGAGGAAGATTGAAAGGGGTATTGCTTTCCCAACCTGTGTATCCGTCAATGACACAGTTTGCCACTTCTCACCGCTTGCAACCGATGATGCCGTTCTGGAAGAAAATGACATGGTTAAAATGTAATTTATTTTGCTGCAACTATTTTTATAATGCCTTTTTACAGATATTTCTGTAGAGCTCAATTTTGTTATGCTTTTGCAGTGATATGGGCTGTCATATTGATGGCTTTATTGCTGTGGTGGCACATACACATGTAATTACAAATGGGCCTGTCACAGGAAGGGCTGGTGATGTGCTTGCTGCTGCCAACACAGCAGCAGAAGTCGCAATGCGGCTTGTGAGACCTGGGAAGAAAGTAAGTGTTTTTGCAAAGCCCAAAGTTTTGTTTCACAAGTTATATTTTATCAATCATTGttcccttatccttaagcatatatcTTTGAAAGATGTTTCAAGTGGTGATCTAACTAAGTATTTCCTTTCTCATTTTTTACATGTACTGATTTGTTCATTTCGTtggtatttatatatatatatatatatatattcagaaTAAGGATGTTACTGAAGCAATTCAGAAAGTTGCTGCTGCTTATGATTGCAAAATTGTGGAAGGTGTTCTTAGCCATCAACTGAAACAATTTGTGATTGATGGTAACAAAGTTGTGCTCAGTGTCTCCAATGCTGATACAAAGGTTGATGATGCTGAatttgaagaaaatgaagtaTATGCAATCGATATTGTCACCAGCACTGGGGAGGGGAAGGTAAGCGATTCTGTTATTTGCATATGCTGCTCCTTTTTTTCCCTGTTTGATCACGTCTTTGTTGAATATTCATGGCAGCCCAAGTTATTGGATGAGAAACAGACCACCATCTACAAAAGGGCCGTAGACAAGAATTATCACTTGAAGATGAAAGCGTCAAGGTTTATTTTCAGTGAGATCAGCCAGAAGTTCCCAATCATGCCTTTTACTGCTAGGTTTGTGACTGCACAACGATTTTTGATTTTTGAAGTGTTCTACTTTTGTTGTGTACTGAAACATGAGCTTATGAATTGCTATAGGGCATTAGAAGAGAAGCGTGCGCGTTTAGGCTTGGTGGAATGCATGAACCATGAACTATTGCAGCCGTACCCTGTACTTCATGAGAAGCCAGGTAGAGATATACCCCCTATAACTACTGGTCATACCATAGCTTCTTACTAAGGTTTGTGGGCTTCTGGTGTAGATTGATTTATGTGCTTATTTGCAATTTCTTCAAACTTCTAATGTCAACATACCTATTAGATTATTGTAACAGCCATCTCATCAAGTGGTTGCATCATGCAGGCGATCTTGTTGCACACATAAAGTTCACTGTGCTGCTGATGCCCAATGGATCAGATAAGATAACATCACATCCTCTACAGGAGTTAAAGCCCACCAAATCCATTGAAGACAATGCAGAGATAAAGGCATGGCTTGCTTTGGGGACGAAATCAAAGAAGAAGGGtggtgggaagaagaagaaaggtttGTCTCATTTACACTGACTGTACGCAGATCTCATTATTTTGTTGCCTCTTAGCTGCATGCTGATCTGGTTTCTCTT from Zea mays cultivar B73 chromosome 6, Zm-B73-REFERENCE-NAM-5.0, whole genome shotgun sequence harbors:
- the LOC100282838 gene encoding proliferation-associated protein 2G4 — its product is MSSDDEVREEKELDLSSNDVVTKYKAAAEILNNALKIVVSQCKPKVKIVDLCEKGDSFIREQTGNVYKNAKRKIERGIAFPTCVSVNDTVCHFSPLATDDAVLEENDMVKIDMGCHIDGFIAVVAHTHVITNGPVTGRAGDVLAAANTAAEVAMRLVRPGKKNKDVTEAIQKVAAAYDCKIVEGVLSHQLKQFVIDGNKVVLSVSNADTKVDDAEFEENEVYAIDIVTSTGEGKPKLLDEKQTTIYKRAVDKNYHLKMKASRFIFSEISQKFPIMPFTARALEEKRARLGLVECMNHELLQPYPVLHEKPGDLVAHIKFTVLLMPNGSDKITSHPLQELKPTKSIEDNAEIKAWLALGTKSKKKGGGKKKKGKKGDAAEADPMEEATNGATSQE